From the Desulfohalovibrio reitneri genome, one window contains:
- a CDS encoding UvrD-helicase domain-containing protein: MDQFRADLHIHSRHSRATSKALTPRHLAAWGLVKGLDVLGTGDFTHPGWLEELREALVEDGSGLLVPRTDQGLGREISWLDGWLPPGRTRFMLQAEISSIYKRGGKVRKIHNLVYVPTFEAAEKLNQRLEQVGNLASDGRPILGLDARHLLEMVLELDPMAFLVPAHIWTPWFSLFGSRSGFDTIEECFGELSNEIFALETGLSSDPDMNRMLSALDRFRMVSNSDAHSGEKLGREANIFRGEVSYETVYRALRGEGLGNAFLGTYEFFPEEGKYHLDGHRACDVVLEPREALSRGGLCPVCNKPLTLGVLHRVMELADREQPGQPRTQPGYDSFIPLDEMLAEILGCGAKTKKVKNLYTRAVSRVGSEMAALAEAPKEELAKVHPLLGEAVERMRAGRVFRDPGFDGRFGVIHVFTEAEKREMRQGRFLVASAPDTERPAESPLTPFAPANAGEGEACGMVSLNPEQREAAEAGPGPVLVEAGPGTGKTQTLMARVASLLDAGVPSRQILCLTFTRRAAESMRRRLGASLGGDSAPPRADTLHALAFEVWRDAYGEAPVVMDDEAALRVFAEGAPDLSGARLKQAFATLELARERRQPVPGELAEAARRYTKKKESWNLVDYQDLLEFWLEQIESGIYSNPSTQVLVDEAQDLTPLQLAVATALAGPGGRGFFAIGDPDQSIYGFRGASGDVRGYLHGLWPSLTVIRLLANYRSPPRVLRLAHPLTPGRDPLEPTLPESGEALLFAAPDAEREVSWIGERIRALLGSTSSTLHQGDEEALSPGDVAVLVRLKALIPPIKRTLDRLGVPASVPEAEAFWREPRVAAILRTAAGFLGMTGGPVPADPGEEADPMPEVPERVLAQGPLGLSAYLEDVRPFDRMFFKGRDFRELTRAFEEHGGWTGLLNWVNLRSELENISEKAEKVQIMSLHAAKGLEFEAVFLAGLEDGVLPFAGADFLTGKAGPETQDEAEERRLFYVGLTRARRLLHLSRASERRIYGRTLRLAPSRFLSPLPEAELRSISLAPRRVRKEKQIGLL, translated from the coding sequence ATGGATCAATTCCGGGCAGACCTGCACATCCATTCGCGCCACTCCCGCGCCACCTCCAAGGCCCTGACCCCGCGCCATCTGGCGGCCTGGGGGCTGGTCAAAGGGCTGGACGTGCTGGGCACGGGCGACTTCACCCACCCCGGTTGGCTGGAGGAGCTGCGCGAGGCGCTGGTGGAGGACGGATCCGGCCTGCTGGTCCCCCGTACCGACCAGGGCCTGGGCCGCGAGATTTCCTGGCTGGACGGCTGGCTGCCCCCGGGACGCACCCGCTTCATGCTGCAGGCGGAGATTTCCTCCATCTACAAGCGCGGGGGCAAAGTCCGCAAAATCCACAACCTGGTCTACGTGCCCACCTTCGAGGCCGCGGAAAAGCTCAACCAGCGGCTTGAGCAGGTGGGCAACCTTGCCTCGGACGGCCGCCCCATCCTGGGCCTGGACGCGCGGCACCTGCTGGAGATGGTGCTCGAGCTGGACCCCATGGCCTTCCTGGTCCCCGCCCACATCTGGACGCCCTGGTTCTCCCTTTTCGGCTCACGTTCCGGCTTCGACACCATCGAGGAATGCTTCGGCGAACTGTCCAACGAGATTTTCGCCCTGGAGACCGGGCTGTCCTCCGACCCGGACATGAACCGCATGCTGTCCGCCCTGGACCGTTTCCGCATGGTTTCCAACTCCGACGCCCACTCCGGCGAGAAGCTGGGGCGCGAGGCCAACATCTTCCGAGGCGAGGTCTCCTACGAAACCGTCTACCGCGCCCTGCGCGGCGAGGGGCTGGGCAACGCCTTCCTGGGCACCTACGAATTCTTCCCCGAGGAGGGCAAGTACCACCTGGACGGCCACCGCGCCTGCGATGTGGTGCTGGAGCCCAGGGAAGCCCTGTCGCGGGGCGGACTGTGCCCGGTTTGCAACAAGCCGTTGACCCTCGGCGTGCTGCACCGCGTCATGGAGCTGGCCGACCGCGAGCAGCCCGGCCAGCCGCGCACCCAGCCCGGCTACGACTCCTTCATTCCCCTGGACGAGATGCTGGCGGAAATCCTCGGCTGCGGGGCCAAGACCAAGAAAGTCAAAAATCTTTACACCCGCGCCGTGAGCCGGGTGGGTTCGGAAATGGCCGCTCTGGCCGAGGCTCCCAAAGAGGAACTGGCCAAGGTCCATCCCCTGCTGGGCGAGGCGGTGGAGCGCATGCGGGCCGGAAGGGTCTTCCGCGACCCCGGCTTCGACGGACGATTCGGGGTCATCCACGTCTTTACCGAGGCGGAAAAGCGGGAGATGCGCCAGGGCCGCTTCCTGGTGGCCTCCGCGCCCGACACGGAAAGGCCCGCCGAATCGCCGTTGACGCCCTTCGCCCCGGCCAACGCCGGAGAAGGCGAGGCCTGCGGCATGGTCAGCCTCAATCCCGAGCAGCGCGAGGCGGCCGAGGCCGGGCCCGGGCCGGTGCTGGTGGAGGCCGGGCCGGGCACTGGCAAGACCCAGACCCTCATGGCCCGGGTGGCCTCCCTGCTGGACGCCGGCGTGCCCTCGCGGCAGATCCTCTGCCTGACCTTCACCCGCCGGGCGGCCGAGTCCATGCGCCGCCGCCTGGGCGCTTCCCTGGGGGGCGACTCCGCCCCGCCCAGGGCGGACACCCTGCACGCCCTGGCCTTCGAGGTCTGGCGCGACGCCTACGGCGAGGCCCCGGTGGTCATGGACGACGAGGCCGCCCTGCGCGTTTTCGCCGAGGGCGCCCCCGATTTGTCCGGAGCGCGGCTCAAGCAGGCCTTCGCCACCCTTGAGCTTGCCCGGGAACGACGCCAGCCGGTGCCCGGAGAATTGGCCGAGGCGGCCCGCCGCTACACCAAGAAGAAGGAATCGTGGAACCTGGTGGACTACCAGGATTTGTTGGAGTTCTGGCTGGAGCAGATCGAGTCCGGCATCTACTCCAACCCATCCACCCAGGTGCTGGTGGACGAGGCGCAGGACCTGACCCCATTGCAGCTTGCCGTGGCCACCGCCCTGGCCGGCCCAGGGGGGCGCGGCTTCTTCGCCATCGGCGATCCGGACCAGTCCATCTACGGCTTCCGGGGCGCTTCAGGCGACGTGCGCGGGTATCTGCACGGCCTGTGGCCCTCGCTGACCGTCATCCGGCTGCTGGCCAACTACCGCTCCCCGCCGCGGGTGCTGCGCCTGGCCCATCCGCTCACCCCAGGGCGCGACCCGCTGGAGCCCACCCTGCCCGAGAGCGGCGAGGCCCTGCTCTTCGCGGCTCCCGACGCCGAGCGCGAGGTCTCCTGGATCGGCGAGCGCATCCGCGCCCTGCTGGGCTCCACCTCCTCCACCCTGCACCAGGGCGACGAGGAAGCCCTCTCCCCGGGCGACGTGGCCGTGCTGGTGCGGCTCAAGGCCCTCATCCCGCCCATCAAGCGCACCCTGGACCGCCTGGGCGTGCCCGCCTCCGTGCCCGAGGCCGAGGCCTTCTGGCGGGAGCCGAGGGTGGCGGCCATCCTGCGCACGGCGGCCGGGTTCCTGGGCATGACCGGCGGCCCCGTCCCGGCCGATCCGGGCGAGGAAGCCGACCCCATGCCCGAGGTGCCGGAACGCGTGCTGGCCCAGGGCCCGTTGGGGCTTTCCGCCTATCTGGAGGACGTGCGGCCCTTCGACCGCATGTTCTTCAAGGGACGCGACTTCCGCGAGCTGACCCGCGCCTTCGAGGAGCACGGCGGTTGGACCGGCCTGCTCAACTGGGTGAACCTGCGCAGCGAGTTGGAAAACATTTCCGAGAAGGCCGAGAAGGTGCAGATCATGAGCCTGCACGCGGCCAAGGGGCTGGAGTTCGAAGCGGTCTTTCTGGCGGGGCTGGAGGACGGGGTGCTTCCCTTCGCGGGAGCGGACTTCCTCACTGGCAAGGCCGGGCCGGAAACCCAGGACGAGGCCGAGGAACGGCGGCTTTTCTATGTTGGTCTCACCCGGGCGCGGCGGCTTTTGCACCTCAGCCGCGCCTCGGAGCGGCGCATCTACGGCCGCACCCTGCGGCTGGCCCCTTCGCGTTTTCTTTCCCCGCTTCCCGAAGCCGAATTGCGTTCCATCTCCCTCGCACCCAGACGTGTCAGGAAGGAGAAACAGATCGGCCTGCTCTGA
- a CDS encoding MogA/MoaB family molybdenum cofactor biosynthesis protein codes for MTDITVDTPSGLALDAGDLCLLGPRRPEGLPLPLLRCAPPAPELRAGTVLSMGDRPLMRVEGAVNWPAGEGTAPTRLLRTLQPITLDGGLDLSPCRAGWALAWVTLSDKGARGEREDTAGPLIAELAGQRLELALTRGFLLPDEPRGLAALLMDLCLSQGFDLVLTCGGTGPAPSDHTPEATLGVIEKRFPGLERAMTAASLEKTPHGALSRAVCGSLGSSLVVNLPGSPKGVGENLEAILPAVPHCLDKLAGDPADCAAVDPSAGRG; via the coding sequence ATGACCGACATCACCGTGGATACGCCCAGCGGACTGGCCCTGGACGCGGGCGACCTGTGCCTGCTGGGCCCCCGCCGGCCGGAAGGCCTGCCCCTGCCGCTTTTGCGCTGCGCCCCGCCCGCCCCGGAACTGCGAGCCGGAACCGTGCTGTCCATGGGAGACCGCCCGCTCATGCGGGTGGAGGGAGCCGTCAACTGGCCCGCGGGCGAAGGGACCGCCCCGACCCGGCTGCTGCGCACCCTCCAGCCCATCACCCTGGACGGCGGCCTGGACCTCTCCCCCTGCCGGGCGGGCTGGGCCCTGGCCTGGGTGACGTTGTCCGACAAAGGCGCGCGCGGCGAGCGGGAGGACACCGCCGGGCCGCTCATCGCCGAGTTGGCCGGGCAGCGGCTGGAGCTGGCCTTGACCAGGGGTTTTCTGCTACCGGATGAACCGCGCGGCTTGGCTGCCCTGCTCATGGATTTGTGCCTGTCGCAGGGCTTCGACCTGGTGCTGACCTGCGGCGGCACCGGCCCCGCGCCCAGCGACCACACTCCGGAGGCCACCCTGGGCGTCATTGAGAAGCGCTTCCCCGGTCTGGAGCGAGCCATGACCGCCGCCTCCCTGGAAAAGACCCCGCACGGCGCCCTGTCCCGGGCGGTCTGCGGCTCCCTGGGTTCCAGCCTGGTGGTCAACCTGCCCGGCTCGCCCAAGGGCGTGGGCGAGAACCTTGAGGCCATCCTGCCAGCCGTGCCGCACTGCCTGGACAAGCTGGCCGGAGACCCGGCGGACTGCGCCGCGGTTGACCCGTCCGCCGGGCGGGGATAA
- a CDS encoding DUF523 domain-containing protein, translated as MDKPLLCVSACLAGENVRYDGRSVFHPGLWEFVTEHFTPLPFCPEVEAGLPVPRQPMDLFDSPLSPRAIDRNGEDHTFALTRVMRAQIRRLCGLPVCGALLKSRSPSCAVCRRIPVFDRETGRACGESFGLFAKMFLAAFEGLPVADEHVLAGGKAREEFLHAVLARHTFSEDRT; from the coding sequence ATGGACAAACCCTTGCTCTGCGTCAGCGCCTGCCTGGCGGGCGAAAACGTCCGCTACGACGGCCGAAGCGTGTTCCACCCCGGCCTGTGGGAGTTCGTCACCGAACACTTCACCCCGCTGCCCTTTTGCCCGGAGGTGGAGGCCGGGCTGCCCGTGCCCCGACAGCCCATGGATCTCTTCGACTCCCCCCTCTCGCCCCGGGCCATCGACCGGAACGGCGAGGACCACACCTTCGCCCTGACCCGCGTCATGCGCGCCCAGATAAGGCGGCTGTGCGGCCTGCCGGTGTGCGGCGCGCTGCTCAAGTCGCGCTCCCCCTCCTGCGCCGTCTGCCGCCGCATCCCCGTCTTCGACCGGGAGACCGGCCGGGCCTGCGGGGAATCCTTCGGCCTCTTCGCCAAAATGTTCCTGGCCGCCTTCGAGGGGCTGCCCGTGGCGGACGAGCACGTGCTGGCCGGGGGCAAGGCCCGCGAGGAATTCCTGCACGCCGTGCTGGCGCGCCACACCTTCAGCGAGGACAGGACATGA
- a CDS encoding DUF1614 domain-containing protein gives MRNGPNYHMPLAKAAIVLALVIVAFLFALIQVGAITLAFQKLGLDTNTAFLLLLAILFGGGINIPLFSTGRRVRVCKPDLQAMLKRHSGPWVRCEEGETKEQWVAVNFGGCLIPCFLSAFLLMRVGVSLPLLLCVAAVTAVCYVLTRPVQGVGLGVPLLVPPLVAALSALTLAGPEQAPAYAYIAGVTGTLLGADVLHILNPKTMEQLEAPLLSIGGAGTFDGIFITGIFAVLIS, from the coding sequence ATGCGCAACGGCCCCAACTACCACATGCCCCTGGCCAAGGCGGCCATCGTGCTGGCCCTGGTCATCGTGGCCTTCCTCTTCGCCCTCATCCAGGTGGGGGCCATCACCCTGGCCTTCCAGAAGCTGGGCCTGGACACCAACACCGCCTTCCTGCTGCTGCTGGCCATCCTTTTCGGCGGCGGCATCAACATCCCCCTCTTCTCCACAGGCCGCCGGGTGCGGGTCTGCAAACCGGACCTGCAAGCCATGCTCAAACGCCACTCCGGCCCCTGGGTGCGCTGCGAGGAAGGCGAGACCAAGGAACAGTGGGTGGCGGTGAACTTCGGGGGCTGCCTCATCCCCTGCTTTTTGTCCGCCTTCCTGCTCATGCGCGTGGGGGTCTCCCTGCCGCTGCTGCTCTGCGTGGCCGCAGTCACGGCCGTGTGCTATGTGCTGACCCGACCGGTGCAGGGCGTGGGACTGGGCGTGCCCCTGCTGGTGCCCCCCCTGGTGGCGGCCCTCAGCGCCCTCACCCTGGCCGGACCGGAGCAGGCCCCGGCCTACGCCTACATCGCGGGCGTCACCGGCACCCTGCTGGGCGCGGACGTCCTGCACATCCTCAACCCCAAGACCATGGAGCAGCTCGAGGCCCCCCTGCTCTCCATCGGCGGCGCGGGCACCTTCGACGGCATTTTCATCACCGGCATCTTCGCCGTGCTCATTTCCTGA
- the rfbA gene encoding glucose-1-phosphate thymidylyltransferase RfbA, with translation MKGIILAGGSGTRLYPITYGVCKQLLPVYDKPMIYYPLSVLMLAGIREVLIISTPQDLPRFEAMLGDGSRLGMSFSYKEQPEPEGLAQAFILGEEFIGGEPVCLVLGDNIFHGHGLSEKLRRCAELEKGGVVFGYKVRDPERYGVVEFDGQHRVVSIEEKPERPKSRYAVTGLYFYDAGVVDIAKGLGKSARGEYEITDVNNAYLRRGDLNVEFLGRGFAWLDTGTFESLHQAGSFVQVIQQRQDVVVACIEEIAYRMGFIGLEQLDRLGAELRKNTYGAYIREVVREERG, from the coding sequence ATGAAGGGCATCATACTGGCCGGTGGCTCCGGCACGCGGCTCTATCCCATCACCTACGGCGTCTGCAAGCAGCTGCTGCCGGTCTACGACAAGCCAATGATCTACTATCCCCTCTCGGTGCTCATGCTGGCGGGCATCCGCGAGGTGCTCATCATCTCCACCCCGCAGGACCTGCCCCGCTTCGAGGCCATGCTGGGCGACGGCTCGCGGCTGGGCATGTCCTTCTCCTACAAGGAGCAGCCCGAGCCCGAGGGGCTGGCCCAGGCCTTCATCCTGGGCGAGGAGTTCATCGGCGGGGAACCGGTATGCCTGGTGCTGGGCGATAACATCTTCCACGGCCACGGATTGTCCGAGAAGCTGCGCCGCTGCGCGGAGCTGGAAAAGGGCGGGGTGGTCTTCGGCTACAAGGTGCGCGACCCCGAGCGGTACGGCGTGGTGGAGTTCGACGGCCAGCACCGCGTGGTCAGCATCGAGGAGAAGCCCGAACGGCCCAAGTCCCGCTACGCCGTCACCGGGCTGTACTTCTACGACGCTGGCGTGGTGGACATCGCCAAGGGGCTGGGCAAGTCCGCCCGGGGCGAATACGAGATCACCGACGTGAACAACGCCTATCTCAGGCGCGGCGACCTGAACGTGGAGTTTCTGGGCCGGGGCTTCGCCTGGCTGGACACCGGCACCTTCGAGTCGTTGCACCAGGCCGGGTCCTTCGTGCAGGTCATCCAGCAGCGGCAGGACGTGGTGGTGGCCTGCATCGAGGAGATAGCCTACCGCATGGGCTTCATCGGCCTGGAGCAGCTGGACCGCCTGGGCGCGGAGCTGCGGAAGAACACCTACGGGGCCTACATCCGGGAAGTGGTGCGGGAGGAACGGGGCTAG
- a CDS encoding glycosyltransferase family 2 protein, which yields MDCLAVCAIVRDETATLREWALHHLLLGAERLIVYDNESAVPVAETLADLVEAGACHVREIRGRNRQLDVYAGCLEEFGPRARWLAFIDADEFLIPLDPPDLPRLLADYDGYGGLGANWVCFGSEGHLTRPGGLQLKRYTQRWPLAHTFNLHVKSIVRPDRVAAPNTAHHFTFRPGWHCVDEEGTPLFDAFSPFKADRLRVHHYFFRSQREYEEKLARGPADYSAPKKYDLFYEQARTAVRTDMTAEPFAEAVARAMRPAAALELAAKAVAARRESEGEALARAEGLLRKNNVIEAEREASVAATRFQSAQAWALAAACRRVLGRPAKAMEAIRRSMAVKPVSRAAYELFRHHLDAGRHDRAASTLAVLRRTADVAEAGALERLAGDMRAELERARKR from the coding sequence ATGGACTGCCTCGCCGTCTGCGCCATCGTCCGCGACGAGACCGCCACCCTGCGCGAATGGGCCCTGCACCACCTGCTGCTCGGGGCCGAGCGCCTCATCGTCTACGACAACGAATCCGCCGTGCCAGTGGCCGAGACCCTGGCCGACCTGGTGGAGGCCGGGGCCTGCCACGTGCGCGAGATTCGCGGCCGCAACCGGCAGCTGGACGTCTACGCCGGGTGCCTGGAGGAGTTCGGCCCCAGGGCCAGGTGGCTGGCCTTCATCGACGCCGACGAGTTCCTCATTCCCCTGGACCCGCCCGACCTGCCCCGCCTGCTGGCCGACTACGACGGATACGGCGGCCTGGGGGCCAACTGGGTCTGCTTCGGATCCGAGGGGCATCTCACCCGGCCGGGCGGCCTGCAACTCAAGCGGTACACCCAGCGCTGGCCCCTGGCCCACACCTTCAACCTCCACGTCAAATCCATCGTCCGGCCGGACCGGGTGGCCGCGCCCAACACCGCCCACCACTTCACCTTCCGGCCCGGCTGGCACTGCGTGGACGAGGAGGGCACGCCCCTGTTCGACGCCTTCAGCCCCTTCAAGGCCGACCGGCTGCGGGTCCACCACTACTTTTTCCGCTCCCAGCGGGAGTACGAGGAAAAGCTGGCCCGTGGACCTGCGGACTATTCCGCCCCCAAAAAGTACGACCTGTTCTATGAGCAGGCGCGCACGGCCGTGCGCACGGACATGACCGCCGAGCCCTTCGCCGAGGCGGTGGCCCGGGCCATGCGGCCCGCGGCGGCGCTTGAGCTGGCCGCGAAGGCGGTGGCCGCACGGCGGGAGAGCGAGGGGGAGGCTTTGGCGCGCGCCGAGGGTTTGCTGCGGAAAAACAACGTCATTGAGGCGGAGCGGGAGGCCAGTGTAGCGGCCACTCGCTTCCAGTCGGCCCAGGCATGGGCCCTGGCGGCGGCCTGCCGCAGGGTGCTGGGGCGACCGGCCAAGGCTATGGAGGCCATCCGCCGCTCCATGGCGGTCAAGCCGGTCAGCCGCGCGGCCTACGAACTGTTCCGGCACCACCTGGACGCGGGGCGGCATGACCGGGCCGCCTCCACCCTGGCCGTGCTGCGCCGCACAGCGGACGTGGCCGAGGCGGGCGCGCTGGAGCGGCTGGCGGGCGACATGCGGGCGGAGCTGGAGCGGGCGCGAAAACGGTGA
- a CDS encoding quinone oxidoreductase family protein yields the protein MSKAIVMHGTGGPEVLLWEDFDPGQPGPGEALLRQEAVGLNFIDVYHRNGLYPLPSLPAVIGMEGAGVVEAVGEGVDEVAVGDRVAYAGLPPGAYAQARLIPAHRLVKLPESIPTRDAAGMMLQGMTARYLLKGCYPVGKGTTMLLTAAAGGVGSIVCQWAASLGATVIGLVGSKEKAEVARKNGCAHPVLYRELDFGEAVREITGGRGVDVAYDSVGKATFDTSLNCLRPMGTMVTFGQSSGPVEPLDLSRLAAGGSLFLTRPILMDYTKAREDLLAHAHDLFDMVESGAVRIPIMQEYPLHEAARAHEDLEGRRTTGSTVLIP from the coding sequence ATGAGCAAAGCCATTGTCATGCACGGGACGGGCGGGCCGGAGGTGCTGCTCTGGGAGGACTTCGACCCGGGCCAGCCCGGACCGGGCGAGGCCCTGCTGCGGCAGGAGGCCGTGGGCCTGAACTTCATCGACGTCTACCACCGCAACGGGCTGTATCCGCTGCCTTCGCTGCCCGCCGTCATCGGCATGGAGGGCGCCGGCGTGGTGGAGGCGGTGGGCGAGGGCGTGGACGAGGTCGCCGTGGGCGACCGCGTGGCCTACGCCGGACTGCCCCCCGGGGCCTACGCCCAGGCGCGACTTATTCCGGCGCACCGGCTGGTGAAGCTGCCCGAATCCATCCCCACGCGGGACGCCGCGGGAATGATGCTGCAGGGCATGACCGCCCGCTATCTGCTCAAGGGCTGCTACCCGGTGGGGAAGGGCACCACCATGCTGCTCACCGCGGCCGCGGGCGGGGTGGGGTCCATCGTCTGCCAGTGGGCCGCCAGCCTCGGGGCCACGGTCATCGGGCTGGTCGGCTCCAAGGAGAAGGCGGAGGTCGCCCGGAAAAACGGTTGCGCCCATCCCGTGCTCTACCGCGAACTGGACTTCGGGGAGGCGGTGCGGGAGATCACCGGCGGCCGGGGTGTGGACGTGGCTTACGACTCGGTGGGCAAGGCGACCTTCGATACCTCGCTGAACTGCCTGCGGCCCATGGGCACCATGGTCACTTTCGGCCAGTCCTCCGGCCCGGTGGAGCCGCTGGATCTTTCCCGGCTGGCGGCCGGGGGGTCGCTCTTTCTCACCCGTCCCATCCTCATGGACTACACCAAGGCGCGAGAGGACCTGCTGGCCCACGCCCATGACCTCTTCGACATGGTGGAGTCCGGCGCGGTGCGGATTCCCATCATGCAGGAGTACCCCCTGCACGAGGCGGCCAGGGCGCATGAAGACCTGGAAGGGCGGAGGACCACCGGCAGCACGGTGCTCATTCCCTGA
- a CDS encoding DMT family transporter, with product MQQRFTPATTLALAITLVCWASAFAGIRAGLEAYSPGHLALLRFLVASAALVPLAAYFRLPLPRLADVPHILLHGFLGYFGYHVCLNIGEQTVSAGSACFIIGFIPVFSVLLAALLLAEPLTRRVLAGIGVSVCGIGLIAWAEGGGAAFDTGALWVLAAALSESLFFVLQKPKLDVYRAVHYTIYAMWGGTLPMLLFLPGLGEAVAAAPAPATWAVVYLGIFPSAIAYATWTFAISRLPVGKVIVTQYAMPLMTVAIAWVWLGELPAPMAFAGGLLALLGVFVGTRPPKRPPRRAESAHSP from the coding sequence ATGCAGCAGCGATTCACCCCGGCGACAACCCTGGCCCTGGCCATCACCCTCGTCTGCTGGGCCTCGGCCTTCGCGGGCATCCGCGCCGGGCTGGAGGCCTATTCGCCCGGACACCTAGCGCTGCTGCGCTTTCTGGTGGCCTCGGCCGCCCTCGTCCCCCTGGCCGCCTACTTCCGCCTGCCCCTCCCCCGCTTGGCGGACGTGCCGCACATACTGCTGCACGGCTTTTTGGGGTACTTCGGCTACCACGTCTGCCTAAACATCGGCGAGCAGACCGTCTCCGCGGGTTCGGCCTGCTTCATCATCGGCTTCATCCCGGTCTTTTCCGTGCTGCTGGCCGCCCTGCTGCTGGCCGAGCCGCTCACCCGGCGGGTGCTGGCGGGCATCGGGGTCTCGGTCTGCGGCATCGGCCTCATCGCCTGGGCCGAGGGCGGCGGGGCGGCCTTCGACACGGGCGCGCTGTGGGTGCTGGCGGCGGCCCTGTCCGAGTCCCTCTTCTTCGTGCTGCAAAAGCCCAAGCTCGACGTCTACCGGGCGGTGCACTACACCATCTACGCCATGTGGGGCGGCACCCTGCCCATGCTGCTCTTCCTGCCCGGGCTTGGGGAGGCCGTGGCCGCCGCGCCCGCCCCGGCCACCTGGGCGGTGGTCTACTTGGGCATCTTCCCCTCGGCCATCGCCTACGCCACCTGGACCTTCGCCATCTCCCGCCTGCCCGTTGGCAAGGTCATCGTCACCCAGTACGCCATGCCGCTCATGACCGTGGCCATCGCCTGGGTCTGGCTGGGGGAGCTGCCCGCCCCCATGGCCTTCGCGGGCGGGCTGCTGGCCCTGCTGGGGGTGTTTGTGGGCACGCGGCCGCCCAAACGACCGCCGCGCCGCGCCGAATCCGCCCACAGCCCTTGA
- a CDS encoding PilZ domain-containing protein, with translation MGASGTRNDAAARRHRVVLVAEDGPARLAYLSALETLGAAFSTVEDLGEMRGLLAETPVSGLLVDVPTLVKAPPGEKRLLHYLLEHFPVLRLRFDDTEQTIHGLFHGRVGPGTDILRDFLALEADAFAPRTLRAAGRDDVHFNVLVSRSPDMDNPVRAVTTNVSPGGCFISTCDDCLQVERLWLRVSELSDGTPIEVSVRWRQPWGVRQAIPGIGVAFVNMTSAQAEELDSWLLSTNDDPEIGRIS, from the coding sequence ATGGGCGCTTCCGGAACACGGAACGATGCGGCCGCAAGGCGGCACAGGGTGGTCCTGGTGGCCGAGGACGGACCGGCCCGGCTGGCTTACCTATCGGCCCTGGAGACACTCGGGGCCGCCTTCTCCACAGTTGAGGACCTGGGAGAGATGCGCGGCTTGTTGGCCGAGACCCCGGTCAGCGGCCTGCTGGTGGATGTCCCCACCCTGGTCAAAGCCCCGCCCGGTGAAAAGCGCCTGCTGCACTACCTGCTGGAACACTTCCCCGTGCTGCGCCTGCGCTTCGACGACACAGAGCAGACCATTCACGGCCTCTTCCACGGCCGGGTGGGCCCAGGCACGGATATCCTCCGCGACTTCCTGGCCCTGGAGGCGGACGCCTTCGCGCCGCGCACCCTGCGCGCCGCCGGGCGTGACGACGTCCACTTCAACGTTCTGGTTTCCCGCTCGCCGGACATGGACAACCCCGTGCGCGCCGTGACCACCAACGTCTCCCCGGGCGGCTGCTTCATCTCCACTTGCGACGACTGCCTCCAGGTCGAGCGGCTCTGGCTTCGCGTGTCCGAGCTGAGCGACGGCACGCCCATCGAGGTCTCCGTGCGCTGGCGGCAGCCTTGGGGCGTACGGCAGGCCATCCCAGGCATCGGCGTCGCGTTCGTGAACATGACCTCCGCCCAGGCGGAGGAACTCGACTCCTGGCTCCTTTCCACCAACGACGACCCCGAAATCGGACGCATCTCATGA
- a CDS encoding HU family DNA-binding protein, which yields MFSKAQFVEELRNTLPDVFPTKASAEKAFDAFCNILVKGVSSDETVRLPNVGTFSLKLRARRTGRNPQTGEQITIPAKRIVKFNSSKGLDEVLNK from the coding sequence ATGTTCAGCAAGGCCCAGTTTGTCGAGGAACTCCGCAACACCCTGCCCGACGTATTCCCCACCAAGGCCAGCGCGGAGAAGGCGTTCGACGCCTTCTGCAACATCCTGGTGAAAGGCGTCTCCAGCGACGAGACCGTGCGGCTCCCCAACGTGGGCACCTTCTCGCTGAAGCTGCGCGCCCGCCGGACCGGCCGCAATCCCCAGACCGGCGAGCAGATCACCATCCCCGCCAAGCGGATCGTCAAATTCAATTCGTCCAAGGGACTCGACGAGGTGCTGAACAAGTAG